From the genome of Thiobacter sp. AK1, one region includes:
- the rpmD gene encoding 50S ribosomal protein L30, with the protein MANTPKKIKVTLVKSTIGTIRSHRECVRGLGLRRLNQTVELEDTPAVRGMINKVSYLVKCEG; encoded by the coding sequence ATGGCGAATACTCCTAAGAAAATCAAAGTCACGCTGGTGAAAAGCACGATCGGCACCATCCGGTCCCATCGTGAGTGCGTGCGCGGTCTGGGTCTGCGCCGCCTCAATCAGACAGTGGAACTGGAGGATACACCGGCGGTGCGCGGCATGATTAACAAGGTGTCGTATCTGGTGAAGTGTGAGGGCTGA
- the rpmJ gene encoding 50S ribosomal protein L36, producing MRVQASVKKICRKCKIVRRKGVVRVICADPRHKQRQG from the coding sequence ATGCGAGTGCAAGCATCGGTCAAGAAAATTTGCCGCAAATGCAAGATCGTGCGGCGCAAGGGCGTGGTGCGGGTGATCTGCGCCGACCCCCGTCACAAGCAGCGTCAGGGCTGA
- the rpsD gene encoding 30S ribosomal protein S4 — translation MARNTDPKCRQCRREGEKLFLKGEKCFTDKCAIERRSYAPGQHGQRSGARLSDYGKQLREKQKMRRVYGVLERQFRGYYFEADRRKGITGENLLQLLESRLDNVVYRMGFGASRAEARQVVRHNGILVNGKRVNIPSYLVRPGDVIEVADRAKNQLRIKAAVEAAEGRGFPEWVSVDTKALKGTFKSLPARSDLPATINEHLVIELYSK, via the coding sequence GTGGCCCGTAATACCGATCCCAAGTGCCGCCAGTGCCGCCGCGAGGGCGAAAAGCTGTTCCTTAAGGGTGAGAAGTGCTTCACCGACAAGTGTGCCATCGAGCGCCGGAGCTACGCCCCCGGTCAGCATGGTCAGCGCAGCGGCGCGCGCCTGTCCGACTACGGCAAACAGCTGCGCGAGAAGCAGAAGATGCGTCGCGTCTACGGCGTGCTGGAACGCCAGTTCCGCGGCTATTATTTCGAGGCCGACCGGCGCAAGGGCATCACCGGCGAGAACCTGCTGCAGCTACTGGAGAGTCGCCTCGACAACGTGGTCTATCGCATGGGTTTCGGCGCCTCCCGTGCCGAGGCGCGCCAGGTGGTGCGGCATAACGGCATCCTGGTGAACGGCAAGCGCGTGAACATCCCCTCCTATCTCGTGCGTCCGGGTGACGTGATCGAGGTGGCGGATCGTGCCAAGAACCAGCTGCGCATCAAAGCCGCCGTGGAAGCCGCGGAGGGCCGAGGCTTTCCGGAGTGGGTGTCGGTGGATACTAAGGCGCTGAAGGGCACGTTCAAGTCGCTGCCCGCCCGTTCCGATCTGCCGGCCACCATCAATGAGCATCTCGTGATCGAGCTTTACTCGAAGTAA
- the rpsE gene encoding 30S ribosomal protein S5 yields the protein MAKMETEERGDGLREKMISVNRVTKVVKGGRILGFAALTVVGDGDGGIGMGKGKAKEVPVAVQKAMEEARRNMVKIPLKKGTLQHAVIGHHGASKVIMQPASEGTGIIAGGAMRAVFEVMGVTDVMCKCIGSTNPYNVVRATLDGLLKQSTPAEVAAKRGKRVEEIVG from the coding sequence ATGGCAAAAATGGAAACGGAAGAGCGCGGCGACGGCCTGCGGGAAAAAATGATCTCGGTCAACCGCGTCACCAAGGTGGTGAAGGGCGGTCGCATCCTAGGTTTTGCGGCGCTGACGGTGGTCGGCGATGGCGATGGCGGTATCGGCATGGGCAAGGGCAAGGCCAAGGAAGTCCCGGTGGCGGTGCAGAAGGCCATGGAAGAGGCGCGACGCAACATGGTCAAAATCCCCCTCAAGAAAGGGACGCTGCAGCATGCCGTGATCGGTCATCATGGCGCTTCCAAGGTAATCATGCAGCCTGCCTCCGAAGGTACCGGCATCATTGCGGGCGGTGCTATGCGAGCGGTGTTCGAAGTGATGGGCGTGACCGACGTGATGTGCAAGTGCATCGGCTCCACCAATCCATACAACGTGGTGCGCGCCACTCTGGATGGCTTGCTCAAGCAGTCCACGCCGGCGGAGGTGGCGGCAAAACGCGGCAAGCGCGTGGAAGAGATCGTGGGATAA
- a CDS encoding DNA-directed RNA polymerase subunit alpha, translating to MQSSATEFLKPRVVDVEQLSPLRARVVMEPFERGYGHTLGNALRRILLSSMPGYAITQVRIDGVLHEYSAIEGVQEDVVDILLNLKGVALKLHNRSEATLRLMKKGKGVVTAGDIQATHDVEIINPDHVIAHITGNTELSMELKVEQGRGYQPVASRRIEEQEHTIGTIMMDASFSPVRRVSYSVESARVEQRTDLDKLVMDIETNGVVDPEEAVRYAARILMDQLSVFAELKGTPSVTEAPRAPAIDPILLRPVDDLELTVRSANCLKAENIYYIGDLIQRTETELLKTPNLGRKSLNEIKDVLASKGLTLGMRLENWPPPGLEHHGK from the coding sequence ATGCAAAGCAGCGCTACCGAATTCCTGAAGCCGCGTGTCGTCGATGTGGAGCAACTGTCGCCGCTGCGCGCCCGCGTCGTGATGGAGCCGTTCGAGCGCGGTTACGGGCATACGCTGGGCAACGCCCTGCGCCGCATCCTGCTCTCCTCCATGCCCGGTTATGCCATCACCCAGGTGAGAATCGATGGCGTGTTGCACGAGTATTCCGCCATCGAAGGCGTGCAGGAGGACGTGGTCGACATCCTGCTCAACCTCAAGGGGGTGGCCCTCAAGCTGCACAATCGTAGCGAGGCGACGCTGCGCCTGATGAAGAAAGGCAAGGGTGTAGTCACTGCTGGCGACATCCAGGCGACCCACGACGTGGAAATCATCAATCCAGACCATGTCATCGCTCACATTACAGGCAACACCGAGCTTAGCATGGAGCTCAAGGTGGAGCAGGGGCGGGGCTATCAGCCCGTGGCGTCGCGCCGTATCGAGGAGCAGGAACACACCATCGGCACCATCATGATGGATGCGTCCTTCAGCCCGGTGCGTCGCGTGAGTTACTCCGTGGAAAGCGCGCGTGTGGAACAGCGCACCGACCTGGACAAGCTGGTCATGGACATCGAAACCAACGGCGTGGTGGATCCGGAGGAAGCCGTGCGCTACGCCGCGCGCATCCTCATGGACCAGCTGTCCGTGTTTGCCGAACTGAAGGGCACGCCCAGCGTCACCGAGGCGCCCCGTGCGCCGGCCATCGATCCCATCCTGCTGCGTCCGGTGGACGATCTGGAGCTCACCGTGCGTTCCGCCAATTGTCTGAAGGCGGAGAACATCTACTACATCGGTGATCTGATCCAACGGACCGAGACCGAACTGCTCAAAACGCCCAACCTAGGCCGCAAGTCCCTCAACGAGATCAAGGACGTGCTTGCTTCCAAAGGGCTCACCCTCGGCATGCGCCTAGAGAATTGGCCGCCGCCTGGGCTTGAGCATCACGGCAAGTAA
- the rplR gene encoding 50S ribosomal protein L18 produces MDKKQARLRRARKTRAKIAELKAVRLAVHRTNCHIYAQIIDPSGGKVLASASTLDKGLRSELSNGGNIAAAARVGKLIAERAKRLGIEKVAFDRSGFRYHGRVKALAEAAREGGLQF; encoded by the coding sequence ATGGACAAAAAACAGGCTCGTCTGCGTCGCGCACGCAAAACCCGTGCCAAAATCGCCGAGCTCAAGGCGGTGCGGCTGGCGGTGCATCGCACCAATTGTCACATTTATGCGCAGATCATCGATCCCAGTGGTGGCAAGGTGCTGGCATCGGCCTCCACCCTCGACAAGGGCTTGCGCAGTGAGCTGTCCAACGGGGGCAACATCGCTGCGGCTGCCCGTGTGGGCAAGCTGATCGCGGAACGGGCCAAGCGACTCGGGATCGAGAAGGTGGCATTCGACCGCTCCGGGTTCCGCTATCACGGGCGTGTCAAGGCCTTGGCGGAAGCGGCCCGCGAAGGCGGCCTGCAGTTCTAA
- the rplQ gene encoding 50S ribosomal protein L17 yields the protein MRHRLGNRKLNRTSSHRLAMLRNMTNSLLRHEVIKTTLPKAKELRRVAEPLITLGKKPTLANRRLAFNRLRDREMVVKLFDELGPRYRNRPGGYLRILKCGFRQGDNAPMAYVELLDRPETAAKATPEGAAE from the coding sequence ATGCGTCACCGTCTAGGCAACCGCAAACTGAACCGAACCAGCAGCCACCGCCTGGCCATGCTGCGCAACATGACTAACTCGCTGCTGCGGCACGAGGTCATCAAGACCACGCTGCCCAAGGCCAAGGAACTGCGCCGCGTGGCCGAGCCGCTCATCACCCTCGGGAAGAAGCCGACGCTAGCCAATCGCCGCCTGGCTTTCAACCGCCTCCGTGACCGGGAGATGGTGGTGAAGCTGTTCGATGAACTGGGGCCGCGCTATCGCAACCGCCCGGGCGGTTATCTGCGCATTCTCAAGTGTGGCTTCCGCCAGGGAGACAATGCGCCCATGGCTTACGTAGAGCTTCTGGACCGGCCCGAGACGGCGGCCAAAGCCACGCCGGAAGGCGCTGCCGAGTAA
- the rpsM gene encoding 30S ribosomal protein S13 produces the protein MARIAGVNIPNHQHAVIALTAIYGIGRSRARKICEAAGVNPATKIKDLNDSDLDRLRDEVGKYTVEGDLRREVTMNIKRLMDLGCYRGQRHRRGLPVRGQRTRTNARTRKGPRKAIRASK, from the coding sequence ATGGCCCGTATCGCCGGGGTAAACATCCCCAACCACCAGCACGCCGTGATCGCGTTGACCGCGATCTATGGCATCGGCCGCTCGCGCGCGCGCAAGATTTGTGAGGCGGCGGGCGTGAATCCCGCCACCAAGATCAAGGATCTCAACGACAGCGACTTGGATCGTCTGCGTGACGAGGTGGGCAAGTACACGGTGGAAGGCGACCTGCGGCGCGAAGTGACTATGAACATCAAGCGTTTGATGGACCTCGGCTGCTACCGTGGCCAGCGGCACCGGCGCGGCCTGCCGGTGCGCGGGCAACGTACGCGCACCAACGCGCGCACTCGCAAGGGTCCACGCAAGGCCATCCGTGCCAGCAAGTAA
- the rpsK gene encoding 30S ribosomal protein S11 → MATKTTTRVRKKVKKNVAEGIAHIHASFNNTIVTITDRQGNALAWATAGGVGFKGSRKSTPFAAQVAAEAAGKAAQEYGVKNLEVRIKGPGPGRESAVRALNAVGFKITQIADVTPVPHNGCRPPKKRRI, encoded by the coding sequence ATGGCAACCAAGACCACCACCCGGGTGCGCAAGAAGGTCAAGAAAAACGTGGCCGAGGGCATTGCCCACATCCACGCTTCCTTCAACAACACCATCGTGACTATCACCGACCGTCAAGGCAATGCCTTGGCCTGGGCCACCGCCGGCGGTGTCGGCTTCAAGGGCTCGCGCAAGAGCACGCCCTTTGCTGCCCAGGTGGCGGCCGAGGCGGCCGGCAAAGCGGCCCAGGAGTACGGCGTGAAGAATCTGGAGGTGCGCATCAAGGGGCCGGGGCCCGGGCGCGAATCTGCGGTGCGTGCGCTCAATGCCGTCGGCTTCAAGATCACCCAGATCGCGGATGTGACGCCGGTGCCGCACAATGGCTGCCGTCCTCCGAAGAAGCGCCGCATCTAA
- the secY gene encoding preprotein translocase subunit SecY: protein MALASGVAGALAGAKLGDLKRRLLFLLGALVVFRIGTHIPVPGIDPEQLKALFEGQQSGILGMFNMFSGGALSRFSVLALGIMPYISASIIMQLLTVVSPQLEALKKEGEAGRRKITQYTRYGTVALAFFQSLGIAIALESQQGLVLEPGFMFRITTVITLTAGTMFLMWLGEQITERGIGNGISLIIFAGIVAGLPRAIGGTLDLVRTGAFSIPLALSIFAGVVLVTYLVVFVERGQRKITVNYAKRQVGNRIYAGQSTHLPLKLNMSGVIPPIFASSIILFPATLAGWFGQSDKLLWLKDIAGALSPGQPLYVMLYAAAIIFFCFFYTALVFNPKETAENLKKSGAFLPGIRPGEQTARYIEKITMRLTLVGALYITLVCLLPEFLILKYNVPFYFGGTSLLIIVVVTMDFMAQVQAYMLSHQYESLLKKANFKGGLVR from the coding sequence TTGGCCCTCGCCAGTGGTGTAGCCGGCGCCCTCGCGGGTGCCAAGCTGGGCGACCTGAAGCGGCGCCTGCTGTTCCTTTTGGGCGCGCTGGTGGTGTTCCGTATCGGCACCCATATCCCGGTACCGGGCATCGATCCGGAACAACTCAAAGCCCTGTTCGAAGGCCAGCAAAGCGGCATCCTGGGTATGTTCAACATGTTCTCCGGGGGCGCGTTGTCACGCTTTTCGGTGCTGGCACTGGGCATCATGCCCTACATTTCGGCGTCCATCATCATGCAGCTTTTGACGGTGGTGTCGCCGCAGTTGGAAGCGCTCAAGAAAGAAGGAGAAGCGGGTCGGCGCAAGATCACCCAGTACACCCGCTATGGTACGGTGGCGCTGGCTTTCTTTCAGTCGCTGGGGATAGCCATCGCCCTGGAATCGCAACAGGGGCTGGTGCTGGAACCGGGGTTCATGTTTCGCATCACCACCGTGATCACGCTTACTGCTGGGACCATGTTCCTGATGTGGCTGGGGGAACAGATCACCGAGCGGGGGATCGGCAATGGTATTTCGCTGATCATCTTCGCGGGCATCGTTGCCGGCCTGCCGCGGGCTATCGGCGGTACGCTGGATCTCGTGCGAACCGGAGCCTTCTCCATCCCGCTGGCGTTGTCGATCTTCGCCGGCGTGGTGCTGGTCACTTACCTCGTGGTGTTCGTGGAACGGGGCCAGCGCAAGATCACGGTGAACTATGCCAAGCGCCAGGTGGGCAACCGGATCTATGCCGGCCAGAGCACGCATCTGCCGTTGAAGCTGAACATGTCGGGGGTGATCCCGCCGATTTTCGCGTCCAGCATCATTCTGTTTCCGGCGACGCTGGCAGGCTGGTTCGGTCAGAGTGACAAACTGCTCTGGCTAAAGGACATCGCCGGCGCGCTATCGCCGGGGCAACCGTTGTACGTGATGCTGTATGCCGCGGCGATCATCTTTTTCTGCTTCTTCTACACGGCCTTGGTGTTCAACCCCAAGGAGACCGCGGAGAATCTGAAAAAGAGTGGCGCCTTCCTGCCTGGTATCCGGCCGGGCGAGCAGACCGCGCGCTACATCGAGAAAATCACCATGCGGCTGACCCTGGTGGGGGCGCTCTACATTACCCTGGTGTGCCTGCTGCCCGAATTTTTGATCCTGAAGTACAACGTGCCCTTTTATTTCGGTGGCACGTCGCTTCTGATCATCGTGGTGGTGACCATGGACTTCATGGCCCAAGTCCAGGCCTACATGCTGAGCCACCAGTATGAAAGCCTGCTCAAGAAGGCCAATTTCAAGGGTGGTCTGGTGCGCTAG
- the rplO gene encoding 50S ribosomal protein L15, producing the protein MRLNTIKPAAGATHAKKRVGRGIGSGLGKTCGRGHKGQKSRAGGFHKVGFEGGQMPLQRRLPKRGFVSPSNGEVAEVMLYALKQLPGDQVDLLSLKQAGLVPARASAAKIVLSGRIDRALTVQGVGVTKGARAAIEAAGGKIVE; encoded by the coding sequence ATGCGACTGAACACCATCAAACCCGCCGCGGGCGCCACCCACGCCAAGAAACGTGTCGGTCGAGGCATCGGCAGCGGTTTGGGCAAGACCTGCGGCCGCGGGCACAAGGGTCAGAAGTCGCGCGCCGGTGGCTTCCACAAGGTGGGCTTCGAAGGCGGGCAAATGCCGTTGCAGCGTCGCCTGCCCAAGCGGGGTTTTGTCTCCCCTAGCAACGGTGAGGTCGCCGAAGTGATGCTCTATGCGCTGAAACAACTGCCCGGCGACCAGGTGGACTTGCTGAGTCTGAAACAAGCGGGCTTGGTGCCGGCGCGAGCGTCGGCGGCCAAGATCGTGCTATCCGGTCGCATCGACCGCGCCCTCACCGTGCAGGGCGTGGGTGTTACCAAAGGTGCGCGCGCGGCCATCGAGGCTGCGGGCGGCAAGATCGTCGAATAG
- the infA gene encoding translation initiation factor IF-1 translates to MAKEDTIEMQGEVLENLPNATFRVKLENGHVILGYISGKMRMHYIRILPGDKVTVELTPYDLTRGRIIYRAK, encoded by the coding sequence ATGGCCAAGGAAGACACGATCGAGATGCAGGGTGAGGTGCTGGAGAACCTCCCCAACGCGACGTTCCGGGTCAAACTGGAAAACGGCCACGTGATACTGGGCTATATCTCGGGCAAGATGCGCATGCATTACATCCGCATCCTGCCCGGGGACAAGGTGACCGTGGAGCTCACACCCTACGACCTGACCCGCGGCCGCATCATCTACCGCGCCAAGTGA